A region of Nakaseomyces glabratus chromosome M, complete sequence DNA encodes the following proteins:
- the YAP3b gene encoding bZIP transcription factor (CAGL0M10087g~bZIP domain-containing protein) has translation MNNEPFDILGLMQGPHFSNSGDDIYTNGRMEVKYPPIGIDDEGQNISGNGIGLDYAPFTPAGLSGSGQSAMANFQQQNNINSAGFQTQLTPSNIELHNNLQNLRTPPDIIKTEQSISPNLDFSTSINGNFNTNNSISGDSNNDKLNTTARSTFSHHRENSNPGDNIDDKKKAQNRAAQRAFRERKEAKFKELQRKVRESEIDRDQLLKELEKLRKWNMEINAENRKLLQKERLGNNGVYSGNMECSSSQSLPNMEQTTYIFPSTNECFEQSINQKNLRDKNPEQIFERKPVYSAAGRFLQYEDEYPDDVLLTVPETWEYLSQLSENEEFDVHEVMERLVGLEQCHPSGPAYSKQRIDNLVKQSIENNR, from the coding sequence ATGAATAACGAGCCGTTTGATATCCTTGGCTTGATGCAAGGACCTCACTTTTCAAACAGCGGTGATGATATTTATACAAATGGTCGAATGGAAGTAAAATATCCTCCTATTGGTATTGATGACGAAGGGCAAAATATATCTGGAAATGGTATAGGCTTGGATTATGCTCCTTTCACACCAGCTGGCTTAAGTGGTAGCGGGCAGTCAGCTATGGCGAATTTCCAGCAGCAGAACAATATTAACTCAGCTGGCTTTCAAACACAACTGACTCCTTCAAATATTGAACTACACAATAATTTGCAAAATCTGCGAACTCCTCCTGACATAATAAAAACTGAACAATCGATAAGCCCTAATTTAGATTTTTCTACATCGATAAACGGAAATTTTAATACAAATAATTCGATATCGGGTGATAGCAACAATGATAAATTGAATACCACAGCAAGAAGCACTTTCAGTCATCATAGGGAGAATTCCAATCCAGGCgataatattgatgacaaaaagaaagctcAAAATAGAGCTGCACAAAGAGCGTTCAGAGAGCGTAAAGAGGCCAAGTTTAAGGAACTACAGAGAAAAGTGCGAGAATCTGAAATAGATAGAGATCAGTTGTTGAAGGAACTTGAGAAGCTAAGAAAGTGGAATATGGAAATAAATGCtgaaaatagaaaacttTTACAGAAAGAAAGGTTAGGAAACAATGGAGTCTACAGTGGTAATATGGAGTGTTCAAGCTCACAGAGTCTCCCTAATATGGAGCAAACGACATATATTTTTCCTTCTACAAATGAATGCTTTGAGCAATCGATAAACCAGAAAAATTTAAGAGATAAGAATCCagaacaaatttttgaaagaaaaccaGTTTACTCCGCTGCTGGTAGATTTCTACAATACGAGGACGAATATCCTGATGATGTCCTCTTGACTGTACCTGAAACTTGGGAATACCTAAGTCAGTTATCGGAAAACGAAGAGTTTGATGTTCATGAAGTGATGGAGAGGTTAGTAGGTTTGGAGCAGTGTCACCCATCAGGACCAGCTTATTCAAAGCAGAGGATCGATAATTTAGTAAAACAATCAATCGAAAATAATAGGTAA
- the CUE2 gene encoding Cue2p (CAGL0M10109g~Ortholog(s) have ubiquitin binding activity), which yields MAADNNLLMQLAEMFPDHRLETLARCLEDSNNDVNLACSMVISGTHISVGEDLHNDNTTLDELYSLFPQIPRDDIQTAYYEHKGNKEKLFDSNEVVLELLSLESIRNQKLEIDQPVLSSTVKADENTSKWGKTHNNIETIIRYTNVDRERASKYYTNNLFSAPLAIISIIRDGYEQPIISKTNTTNRKTAFRKGAIRGGRVQSSHGIAHRKQNGLDLKTENSFEHLCDVTDNMSDTISTVEAPTYEDVADLKKLLSGEQTLSAFNMEFINKAYRYYHLNLDKLASLINYLKLNSASKLTFITAEKMSAESLQHSTDDVGMRVPYSKTIKKKSTVNTSPALTKNMIQGKENFQIANKMVVEFFNTYKLDFHGFLPQEAVRIADICLTQWWAEELSNRELNAGKLNMKKSQYMSPVTLITGRGIHSAGGFSKVRIAIVKYLQNNYYIFEEFPSYFIVNGKGKVFG from the coding sequence ATGGCCGCAGATAACAATCTATTAATGCAGCTGGCAGAGATGTTTCCAGATCATCGTCTTGAGACTCTCGCTAGGTGTCTGGAGGACTCTAACAATGACGTTAATTTAGCTTGCTCCATGGTAATCAGCGGTACACATATTAGTGTCGGAGAGGATCTGCATAATGACAACACTACTTTAGATGAGTTGTATAGTCTTTTTCCGCAAATACCCAGAGATGATATACAAACCGCGTACTATGAGCACAAGGgtaacaaagaaaaactttttGATAGTAATGAGGTTGTCTTAGAACTGCTAAGCTTAGAATCCATTAGGAATCAGAAACTAGAAATTGACCAACCTGTGCTGAGTTCGACTGTTAAAGCAGATGAGAACACATCAAAATGGGGGAAAACGCacaataatattgaaacAATAATAAGATATACTAATGTGGATAGAGAGAGAGCGAGTAAATACTATACTAATAATCTCTTTAGTGCACCCTTAGCTATTATAAGCATAATTAGAGATGGTTATGAGCAGCCgataatttcaaaaacaaatacaaCAAATAGAAAGACTGCTTTTAGGAAAGGCGCTATAAGGGGAGGTCGAGTACAGTCTAGTCATGGTATAGCGCACCGCAAGCAAAATGGATTGGACCTGAAAACGGAAAACTCATTTGAACATCTTTGTGATGTCACTGATAACATGTCAGATACGATTTCTACTGTTGAAGCTCCTACATATGAGGATGTCGCCGATCTGAAGAAATTATTATCTGGTGAGCAGACTCTGAGTGCATTTAATATGGAATTTATTAATAAGGCATATCGATATTATCACTTAAATTTGGACAAGCTTGCATCATTAATTAACTATTTGAAATTAAACAGTGCGTCTAAGTTAACATTTATTACAGCTGAAAAAATGAGTGCTGAATCATTACAGCATTCCACAGATGATGTTGGCATGAGAGTACCTTATTCGAAGACTATTAAGAAGAAATCTACAGTTAACACATCTCCTGCATTAACAAAGAATATGATTCAAGGTAAGGAAAACTTTCAAATTGCAAACAAGATGGTGGtagaatttttcaatacCTACAAGCTAGATTTTCATGGATTTTTACCACAGGAGGCTGTTAGAATTGCAGATATCTGTTTGACTCAATGGTGGGCAGAGGAACTGTCAAATCGAGAACTCAATGCAGGAAAGCTTAATATGAAGAAGTCGCAATATATGAGCCCAGTTACTCTTATCACAGGAAGGGGCATCCACAGCGCAGGCGGATTTTCGAAAGTGCGGATAGCCATAGTGAAATACCTACAAAATAATTACTACATTTTTGAAGAGTTCCCATCCTATTTCATTGTTAATGGAAAAGGTAAGGTTTTTGGCTAG
- a CDS encoding STE20 family serine/threonine-protein kinase (CAGL0M10153g~Ortholog(s) have protein serine/threonine kinase activity), which produces MSAELKSHKLDRSIGSNKAGHEHPISRNYVNNVHNANKHKLSDYPMMLTITHIGTSRLSSSSSSSSSSSSNSSSSSSYSRGFISDNLSEYRSMDPKSPNRPVRYRSIHSKYTSIREDTQHELVTDKEEIQNNKEVSINILSKPNKHTSIDYHNQGVDTTYQINSGQISRHKQMSKSLPNTPKPLQYQKSLSLSHSPRKLSLKSPSRNFSFKSNSKLNVGTKHDQEKKRPVKMKEVFSLFVNSIKVSNNSNNSNDRSDQEVPPKHDLKKVKSISKPYNPKHVHHVGFDPVTGDYIGLPEKWQALLESNGITKKEQEKDIKTLLNVVQFYQDVSASKTTDKLLQTFPLEKGTICVDDTQVSTPSNITSSADDDAAKPSFNESLMPAISIESRHKNEVNQLILKESFSTEDKFIPSRPAPKPPALQELKAIPPKSPNRPKATRVKNNSSKITSVNSLPNNGEPTVQFSNDQKSHKSQRVGTSTDTFRFEKSLSGNKKTISITSTSTSTSKHPTNYRESWGIKGHTDKKENSNVIKRDEGNKKAEKDKRMQVVLSRLSKICTPGTPEDKFETYLKIGQGASGGVYLSHSRSDKSQCVAIKQMNLEKQPKKELIVNEIMVMSSSKHQNIVNYIDSYLSGLDLWVVMEYMEGGCLTDVVTYCVLTEGQIGAVCREVLQGLEFLHSKGVLHRDIKSDNVLLSMNGDIKLTDFGFCAQVNDTVIKRTTMVGTPYWMAPEIVSRKEYGPKVDIWSLGIMIIEMIEGEPPYLNETPLRALYLIATNGRPEVQEPDRLSKDFKEFIDKCLAVTVSERAESSELLQHKFITEVAENTEGLSALVKFSRMKKAAEQNSDSEGRSSSSSSKAVASVESGIQ; this is translated from the coding sequence ATGTCCGCTGAATTAAAAAGTCATAAATTAGACCGCTCAATCGGAAGTAATAAAGCTGGTCATGAACATCCAATTAGTAGGAACTATGTCAATAATGTCCACAATGCCAATAAACATAAACTCTCAGACTACCCTATGATGCTGACAATAACCCATATTGGAACTAGTCgtttatcatcatcatcatcgtcatcatcatcatcatcatcaaattcttcttcttcctcttcataCTCTAGAGGGTTTATCTCAGATAATCTTTCAGAATATAGGTCGATGGATCCCAAGAGCCCAAATAGACCAGTAAGATATCGCTCAATTCATAGCAAATATACATCAATAAGAGAAGATACCCAACATGAATTAGTTACCGACAAGGAggaaattcaaaataataaagaagttagcataaatatattgtcCAAACCAAATAAACATACATCCATAGACTATCACAACCAAGGAGTTGATACAACTTATCAAATAAACTCAGGGCAAATAAGTAGGCATAAGCAAATGTCAAAGTCTTTACCAAATACACCAAAGCCtcttcaatatcaaaagagCTTGAGTTTATCGCATTCCCCTAGAAAATTGTCATTAAAATCACCCTCTAGAAATTTTAGTTTTAAATCAAATAGTAAACTTAATGTTGGCACTAAGCATGATCAGGAAAAGAAACGACCGGTTAAAATGAAAGAGgttttttcattgtttgtTAATTCAATCAAGGTGTCCAATAATAGCAATAATAGTAACGATCGTAGTGACCAAGAAGTGCCGCCTAAAcatgatttgaaaaaagtaaaatcaatttcaaaaccaTACAACCCGAAACATGTTCATCATGTTGGTTTTGATCCTGTTACAGGAGATTATATAGGCTTACCAGAGAAATGGCAAGCTCTTCTTGAGTCAAATGGTATTACTAAGAAAGAGCAGGAAAAAGATATTAAGACGCTACTTAATGTTGTCCAATTTTATCAAGATGTTTCAGCTTCAAAAACAACGGATAAACTGCTTCAAACATTTCCACTAGAAAAAGGAACCATCTGTGTGGATGATACACAAGTATCGACACCGTCAAATATAACAAGTAGTGCCGATGATGATGCCGCCAAACCTTCCTTTAATGAGAGTTTGATGCCTGCAATCTCAATTGAAAGTCGGCATAAAAACGAAGTAAACCAACTAATTTTGAAGGAAAGCTTTTCTACTGAAGACAAATTCATCCCAAGTAGACCAGCCCCAAAGCCACCAGCATTACAGGAATTAAAAGCTATTCCTCCCAAGTCTCCCAACCGTCCGAAGGCCACTCGAGTGAAAAATAACTCATCAAAAATAACGTCAGTTAATTCTCTTCCTAATAATGGCGAACCAACTGTTCAATTTAGTAATGATCAGAAATCGCATAAATCACAACGGGTTGGAACTTCCACAGATACATTTAGGTTCGAAAAATCTCTTAGCggcaataaaaaaacaatttcGATTACAAGTACAAGTACCAGCACATCCAAACACCCTACAAACTATAGGGAATCTTGGGGAATAAAAGGTCACACagataaaaaagaaaactcGAATGTTATTAAGAGAGATGAAGGAAATAAGAAAGCAGAGAAAGACAAACGAATGCAAGTTGTGCTATCGAGATTATCTAAAATTTGTACACCAGGAACACCTGAGGATAAATTTGAAACATACCTAAAAATTGGTCAAGGTGCTTCGGGTGGTGTATATTTATCTCATTCCAGAAGCGATAAGTCCCAGTGTGTAGCTATCAAACAGATGAACTTGGAGAAACAACCAAAGAAGGAGCTAATTGTAAATGAAATCATGGTAATGAGCTCAAGTaaacatcaaaatattgtaaaCTATATTGACTCATACTTATCTGGTCTTGATTTATGGGTTGTAATGGAGTACATGGAAGGTGGCTGTCTTACTGATGTTGTAACTTATTGCGTTCTTACGGAAGGTCAGATAGGTGCTGTGTGTAGAGAAGTATTACAAGGTTTAGAATTCCTACATTCGAAAGGGGTCCTTCATCGGGACATAAAGTCAGATAATGTCCTACTTTCAATGAATGGAGATATTAAACTAACTGATTTTGGATTTTGCGCTCAAGTCAATGATACTGtaataaaaagaacaaCCATGGTGGGCACTCCGTACTGGATGGCCCCTGAAATTGTATCACGTAAGGAGTACGGTCCAAAAGTTGATATTTGGTCTTTAGGCATCATGATAATAGAAATGATCGAGGGCGAACCGCCTTATCTAAATGAGACTCCGCTGAGGGCATTGTATTTAATTGCGACAAACGGCCGTCCTGAAGTGCAAGAACCTGATAGATTGAGCAAAGACTTCAAAGAGTTCATTGATAAATGCCTGGCTGTCACTGTAAGTGAAAGAGCGGAATCATCGGAATTGCTGCAACATAAATTCATAACTGAAGTGGCCGAGAATACAGAAGGTTTATCCGCCCTGGTGAAATTTTCTAGAATGAAAAAAGCTGCAGAGCAAAATAGTGATTCGGAAGGGCGTTCCAGCagttcatcttcaaaagcTGTTGCTTCTGTTGAATCAGGGATACAATAG
- the MIF2 gene encoding Mif2p (CAGL0M10131g~Inner kinetochore protein), with translation MDYMNLGLRSRKTGIDVKKNLAKDEYSMENIDDFFKDDDTSFLSRRKSRKSSLLPEADIQNRILPSPLTKQHNVRDTDGFKVPQNINVSHRSTIERAPTEFQHSVISEDIPEVIPYEGQSATPDRNIEPIDEDELANMPKPRYRSQYNLGAGNDDTDLINLTPEKDGRGTYNDVPDLIDDEGDTSKDNTTFNTSDHAMLEDEVEDGFVLESEEDRDYMESDEGSLADDTDDASDSGDDIGTQFAAEINRPGNESPLSSDDEDYISENSTGHNRLEDEIDNPSLPTRLSKPYDIVDGVRRSKRVKIPPLEYWRNEKIQYKRRRNEPVLDIDKVITYNHSESEEESEEEQKKVKKQRKPVTRTRPYNYVPNGRPRGRPRKNISDDPNGNLIRKIENGEEPKGEWLKHGMLEATVKNLHGEAKTELVAMAPNVSQSEETKASGEDDYSIEILFDKYNEAFASGMLKVPVDGRKSPADSNTAFITFHVLDGIVEVTLDGKNFICTKGSSFQIPAYNEYAFANIGSNEVRMFFVQVSPPSDFYSEHY, from the coding sequence ATGGATTACATGAACCTAGGGCTTCGATCCCGTAAGACAGGCATAGATGTGAAGAAAAATCTGGCAAAAGATGAGTATAGTATGGAGAACATTGATGATTTCTTCAAGGATGACGATACAAGCTTTCTATCACGAAGAAAGAGCAGGAAGTCCTCCTTATTACCTGAAGCTGATATTCAGAACCGTATCTTGCCAAGTCCACTTACTAAACAGCACAATGTCAGAGATACAGATGGCTTCAAAGTTCCGCAGAACATTAATGTTTCACATAGGTcaacaattgaaagagCACCAACTGAGTTTCAACATTCAGTAATAAGTGAGGATATACCAGAAGTGATACCATATGAAGGACAGTCAGCTACACCGGACCGAAATATTGAGCCTATAGATGAGGATGAACTGGCTAATATGCCGAAACCAAGGTATAGAAGTCAGTACAATTTAGGAGCTGGGAACGACGATACAGATCTGATAAATCTGACTCCTGAGAAAGATGGAAGAGGCACTTATAATGACGTGCCGGATTTGATTGATGACGAGGGAGACACTTCCAAAGATAACACAACATTCAATACTTCAGACCATGCAATGTTagaagatgaagttgaGGACGGCTTTGTACTTGAATCTGAAGAAGACCGAGATTATATGGAAAGTGATGAAGGCTCCCTGGCTGATGATACCGATGATGCTAGTGATTCTGGTGATGATATAGGAACACAATTTGCGGCTGAAATAAATAGACCTGGGAATGAATCACCGCTTTCAAGTGACGATGAGGATTATATTTCCGAAAACTCCACAGGTCACAACAGGTTGGAGGATGAAATAGATAACCCTTCCCTTCCTACAAGGTTGTCAAAACCATATGATATTGTTGACGGTGTGAGGCGATCAAAGAGAGTGAAAATTCCGCCTTTAGAATATTGGCgtaatgaaaaaattcaatataAAAGAAGACGCAACGAGCCCGTTTTGGATATTGATAAAGTAATAACTTATAACCATAGCgaatctgaagaagaatctgAAGAGGAGCAGAAGAAGGTCAAAAAGCAAAGAAAGCCTGTTACCAGAACGCGTCCTTATAATTATGTCCCTAATGGTAGACCAAGAGGCAGGCCGCGGAAAAATATCTCAGATGATCCAAATGGAAATTTAATCAGAAAAATCGAAAATGGAGAAGAACCTAAGGGTGAGTGGTTGAAGCATGGAATGTTAGAAGCAACTGTTAAAAATCTGCATGGCGAAGCCAAAACTGAGTTGGTTGCGATGGCTCCTAATGTCTCTCAATCTGAAGAAACGAAAGCATCTGGTGAAGACGACTATTCAATTGAGATATTGTTTGATAAATACAACGAAGCATTTGCCAGTGGGATGTTGAAAGTACCAGTAGATGGTCGTAAAAGTCCTGCTGATTCAAATACTGCATTCATTACCTTTCATGTTCTTGATGGTATAGTAGAGGTCACATTGGATGGAAAAAATTTCATCTGTACAAAAGGATCGTCATTTCAAATACCTGCGTATAATGAATATGCATTTGCAAATATTGGAAGTAATGAAGTTCGTATGTTCTTTGTTCAAGTATCCCCTCCTTCTGACTTTTATTCTGAACATTATTGA
- a CDS encoding PITH domain-containing protein (CAGL0M10065g~Ortholog(s) have cytosol, nucleus localization), protein MSHHCEDEHFEHDHDHDHGHDHGHSHEAPIATSAAQSLYEQIDTPKIKCLNGVGKGATGKELYKYFIKPHEEKYNTEIYLESDADCQLIINIPFVNSCKVHSVVLRTNANSSGYSTPRTIKIFNNFKKSLDFDTLSGESKVDFKTEHPNNVGVHKGEASVTEDSSFVEYHLPRAQFQNCESLTLFIEDNWADDEDELSQLFFLEIRGEITGKLRPENAVPLMTVYESAPNPLDHAKLESEVSDGLNLGK, encoded by the coding sequence ATGAGCCACCATTGCGAAGACGAGCATTTTGAACATGATCATGATCACGATCACGGACACGATCACGGGCACAGTCATGAGGCCCCAATTGCAACAAGTGCTGCCCAATCACTATATGAGCAAATTGATACCCCGAAAATAAAATGTTTAAACGGCGTAGGTAAAGGAGCAACGGGTAAAGAACTGTACAAATACTTTATTAAACCACACGAAGAGAAGTATAATACAGAAATATACTTGGAAAGCGATGCCGACTGCCAATTGATAATCAATATTCCATTTGTGAATAGTTGTAAAGTTCACTCGGTGGTATTGAGAACCAACGCTAACAGTTCGGGCTACTCCACGCCGCGCACCATTAAGATATTCAATAACTTCAAGAAGAGTCTTGACTTCGATACCCTCAGCGGTGAAAGCAAGGTAGATTTCAAAACTGAGCATCCTAACAATGTCGGGGTGCACAAAGGAGAAGCGTCTGTTACTGAGGATTCCAGCTTTGTAGAGTACCACTTGCCGCGTGCACAATTCCAAAATTGCGAGTCCCTAACATTATTCATAGAGGACAACTGGGCGGACGACGAAGACGAGCTTTCCCAACTGTTCTTCCTAGAGATTCGCGGTGAGATCACCGGGAAACTGAGACCTGAGAACGCTGTGCCGCTCATGACAGTATATGAATCCGCACCCAACCCATTAGACCACGCCAAACTAGAGTCCGAAGTATCCGATGGCTTGAACCTGGGGAAATAA
- a CDS encoding putative hydrolase (CAGL0M10043g~Protein of unknown function), with translation MTTDKKPKGISAALTFGANGGFDNQNKMKKDGGLLLVHEKNSLGIGGMCRYILQVDHKKLKEDGIDTQELYLRFKNLESPLLRPVYLTGPYAFYIDVRPCNYDEDKTYIGSEDVAFCSDLKPDEKFKAKLYFNANSRLQTKNARDEIYSWTIDIISQLAVVTFPILKYSFKVGTSKKIVKKSKGKKVTSVRGLSLKMWDEKSLWNLPPKYPDKPIHLVILTHGIFSNVGCDMLYMKDKIEQTAMNIEERYNPNVVVRGCMDNMGKSAHGIYYLGKRLAKFVVRTVEELRKEYHVDKISFIGHSLGGPTQSMAIHYISVMYPDFFNTVSGIKPMHFIALASPFIGVIGDFPLYLSVPLDMGALGLTGRDLNLKYTPLTSNEGLSALTLAQENSHLPKNILEIIPQPPAQQVFQLFMNRTLYANIVHDGIVPLRTAALLYLDWRSLTQVKDIKKSAGEKSNNKITEDSPTDNESVSTTNKDNKMGEIPSESPNSKNFLQWALPQVIIKGPKMNKFKRGQIMDTKSNESSDTDTESSDSKQEQKFKGPSEASTFMSALSTLTAPVPTQEYIKNPKVRKDRVVHDRVYEPQDLPEQHYLKRSTMKRVVYPNESVNRIQERIARAWQMNMSWRKVLVEIQPDSHNNIVVRRRFVNLYGNVAVSHMVREHFGLEACKKQAGVNNNIKLTKL, from the coding sequence ATGACTACAGATAAGAAACCCAAAGGTATCTCGGCGGCATTAACGTTCGGTGCTAACGGTGGTTTTGATAATCagaacaaaatgaaaaaggATGGTGGTTTATTGCTTGTGCATGAGAAGAATAGCTTGGGGATAGGTGGTATGTGTAGATACATTTTACAAGTAGATCACAAAAAACTTAAAGAGGATGGAATTGATACGCAGGAACTATATTTAAGATTTAAAAACCTAGAAAGTCCGTTACTGCGACCAGTTTATCTAACTGGCCCATATGCATTCTATATTGACGTAAGGCCGTGCAACTATGACGAGGATAAGACCTATATTGGTTCGGAGGATGTAGCTTTTTGCAGTGATTTAAAGCCGGACGAGAAATTTAAGGCCAAACTCTATTTCAATGCCAATTCTCGATTGCAGACCAAGAATGCCCGAGATGAAATATATTCCTGGACTATAGACATTATATCACAACTAGCTGTTGTTACTTTCCCTATTCTGAAATATAGCTTTAAAGTAGGGACTTCAAAAAAGATAGTGAAGAAGTCAAAGGGTAAAAAAGTCACATCTGTTAGGGGGCTAAGTTTGAAAATGTGGGATGAAAAATCCTTGTGGAACTTACCGCCTAAGTATCCTGATAAACCAATTCATTTAGTAATACTCACACATGGTATATTTTCGAATGTAGGATGCGATATGCTCTATATGAAGGACAAAATTGAACAGACGGCCATGAATATTGAAGAGCGATATAATCCCAATGTGGTTGTTAGAGGGTGTATGGACAATATGGGCAAATCGGCACATGGTATTTATTATCTGGGGAAGAGATTAGCCAAATTTGTAGTGAGAACTGTTGAAGAATTAAGAAAAGAGTATCACGTTGATAAGATATCATTCATTGGCCATTCCCTCGGTGGTCCTACTCAGTCTATGGCTATACATTACATTTCAGTTATGTATCCTGACTTTTTTAATACTGTGTCTGGCATAAAACCAATGCATTTTATTGCACTAGCCAGTCCCTTTATCGGTGTCATAGGTGATTTCCCATTATACTTATCTGTACCGCTTGATATGGGTGCTTTAGGATTGACAGGAAGGGACTTGAATCTAAAATACACACCCTTAACATCTAACGAAGGTCTTTCAGCTTTAACATTGGCGCAAGAAAACTCACATCTACCAAAGaatattcttgaaataaTACCTCAACCACCAGCACAGCAAGTTTTCCAGTTGTTTATGAACAGAACCTTATATGCAAACATTGTTCACGATGGTATAGTGCCTCTTCGTACAGCAGCTTTGTTATACTTAGATTGGAGAAGTTTGACACAAGTAAAAGATATTAAAAAGTCTGCTGGGGAAAAGAGTAATAATAAGATTACAGAAGATTCACCAACAGATAACGAATCTGTCAGTACtacaaataaagataacAAAATGGGAGAAATTCCTTCAGAAAGCCCTAACAGTAAGAACTTTTTACAATGGGCTCTACCTCaagtaataataaaaggACCCAAGATgaataaattcaaaagagGGCAAATCATGGACACCAAAAGTAATGAATCTTCGGATACGGACACTGAGAGCTCAGATAGTAAGCAGGAACAGAAATTTAAAGGACCCTCTGAAGCATCGACGTTCATGTCAGCTCTGTCGACTCTTACCGCACCAGTACCGACTCAAGAATACATTAAAAATCCTAAGGTAAGGAAAGACCGTGTTGTTCATGATAGAGTTTACGAACCACAAGATCTACCAGAGCAACATTACTTGAAGAGATCTACTATGAAGAGAGTGGTATATCCAAACGAAAGTGTGAACCGTATTCAGGAGCGTATTGCTAGAGCCTGGCAAATGAACATGTCTTGGAGAAAAGTCCTGGTTGAAATTCAGCCAGATTCACACAACAATATTGTTGTGAGAAGGAGATTTGTTAATCTTTATGGTAATGTAGCAGTATCTCATATGGTCAGAGAGCATTTCGGGTTGGAGGCATGTAAGAAGCAAGCTGGtgttaataataatatcaaattaaCTAAACTATAA